The following nucleotide sequence is from Cygnus atratus isolate AKBS03 ecotype Queensland, Australia chromosome 15, CAtr_DNAZoo_HiC_assembly, whole genome shotgun sequence.
TTCTCGTCTCTCTTCAGCCCTCAAGGGAACAAAGCGGACGACAACAGGATGGCTTTACTGGGGAAACTGGTGTCCATGGCAGTGGCCGTGTGCAGAGTTCCTGTTCTGGAATGTGCTGCCTTCTGGCTGCAGGTGCAGTTCCTGTGCGGGCAAGGCAGActctgggaaggaaggagggagtgTGCCACCACGGGTAGCGGGTGTGCTTCGTGCCACCTAATGGCTGGTGGCAGCTGGTTGCAGTCAGCTGCTCATCCGTGGCACTTTTAGCTGACGtaacagctgcctgctgcagctgcgtTCACACCACGTCCGTGCTCGTGTCCGTTCCTTTGCTCCAGCACAGGGTAGAGCTTTTGCTGACCTGTTTATGTGCTGCACTGgccaaagaattttttttttctttaccgTCAGTGAAAGCGTTGATTTTCTTTGGCACTTatccccctcccctccagcGAGTCGGAAGGGGTCAGTGGAGGGTTTGACCAGCACTGGGAAGAGGACAATGGCAGCTCACGGTCACATTGCATAAAGGAGCAGACTGGAGTTTGGGAGATAAGCTGTGCCCAACGTGCAAGTTCTGGCATGGCAAAAGAGGCGAATCTGGCTCTTGAGATTTGTATCAGAAGTGCCTGTGTCTGTCTTCTGTGGGTGCAGTACCTCAGGGATCTCTTATGCCCCTGTGAAGGATGTCCCCTCCTTCCCTACTGAAATTCCCCACTGCAGACCGTCAGAAGCGCCTCTTTGTTCCTGCTGCCCCCGTGGGAGGTGCAGAAGTCGCCTGTTTGTAGAGAGGGGGAGAGCAGAAAGACCGTGCTGAGAGAGAAGGGTGGTGGAAGGGAGGCTGTTACTGCTTCTGTGGTGTCTTTGTTCTTCCCGTCTGTTGAGCCTTGGTGAAGGAGGAGGGGATGTGCCCTGGGTAGCAGAGACAGGTACAGGggtttgttcgtttgttttgaAGAATGCAGCTCTTAAGTGACATGAGGGTTGCACAGAATCTTCCACGTTAAAAATGTCAGGCGTAACTGGTAGGTTACTGAGCCAgttgttctgctgctgaagtAGTCGAACTACAGCACTTTGTTGCTGAGCTAGTAAAAAGTTCTTCTTCTGAGTGAGAATGTTGATATAAGaggttttatttgtaaattatgGGTATTGTAAACATGAAATATCACCATCTATTTTAATATCTTGAAATAGTAGTATTATTCTTGTCTGTGAGTGGTTCTTTTATATGCAGAGAGAGAGCGAGAGCACAAGAGCGCTTTCGTTTTGGGGAAAGTGGAAACACGAACGTGGAAACAACAAAGTGGCTGGGTGACGTGGGCGGGCACAGTGTTTGGGCAAAGTGGACTTTAAAGTCAGCTCTGTGGGACTTCCCGTGCCTCACGGTCTGCTCTCATCCCCGCAGCGAACCCCCGCCGTCTACTGCGTGAGGCTAGCCCGAGCCTTGGTGGACGACTACTGCAACTTGGTGCCGGGGTCCATCCAGACGCTGAAACAAATCTTCAGTGCCAGTCCTCGCTTCTGCTGCCAGTTCATTACGGCAGTCACAGCTCTCTACGACCTCTCTTCAGGTAAATATTTCTAGGCTGTCTTACAAGGAGGTGTGGTGTAATGCAACACAGATTAACTGTTGCAAGCAAATTAACGACTTAAATTCTAAAGACGCTTGTTAGGAGAGAATTACTGCCGGCAGCAGCTCAGGGGTGTGATGGGGATGTGACATCTGTCACTGGGGTGAGAACAAAGCGACCACTGGGTGGCTGAAGGGAGAGTCTCTGATAGGGAAGCAGCCAAGTAACGCCTGACGCAACGGGCAGCTTCCTCCGCACAGGGCAGAGGACAGGGGGACCTCACTGATTGAGCAGCGCTAGGAGCGAAGGCTGACCCACCCGGGCAGCTTTTCCTCCTCGTTGCGTCAGCTATCCAGCAGATAGGCTCGGGCCTGGCTGTTAACCTAGTTCCTTCCAAAAAGGGGGAAGGCACAGATTCTGGGCGTTCgcaggctggagcagggttTCTGTTGAGCAGTGGTAAGAAACAGAATTGACAGCCTGCTTCCAGTGCTCTTCAAGCGTGTGTGTGCCTGACCTATTGATACCACCCATCTCATGTTGATGTTGCTCAGAGACTGGAAACATTCATATGACTAAAATAAGATTGATTTAGCTTAGTCAGTGAGAGAGAGAACTTGTGATAGGCTAACGGACAACCACACGCTAAATGCCAACATCACGTATCatccaaaaaaagcaaatactatTTGTTGTGGATAAAGGAGGTATCTTTCAGTCTTCTCCAGATAAACAGCTTGGCATTAGTGAAAGAGAGGTGTGCAGGCttagacttgtttttttttgagtatttggTAGAGCTTGCAGTGTGTTATTcctcagtattttattttatgcagcCACGTGAAGTCTCATCCAACTTTAAAAGAcctatcagaaagaaaatagttacaggaagtatgttttttttttttctttacctttatttatttgaggtgataaaagaaaaggaagcttaTTTTTCAAAGAGTAGTCTGTAACTGGGCAGTCTCCACCACGTTATGGTGACAAGGTTCGATTGCACCAACAGCACAACAGCCTGTATGATATCCAGAAGTCTCGGAAGCTAGGAAGTACCAATTCTGTATCTGGGGCTTATTAGTAATTGGGTAGTTCAAGTGATTTGTCCTATAAGTCATTTTCAGCCGAGACCTGATGAGATAGTTCAGTGCTGAGTCAACTTGCACCGAGAGCACATCACTCGGTCCAGCATCCTGCCGCTGTGACAGGGTGACGCGCAATCGCCGTGAATGTTTCTGTTGTCTGTAATCGAGCTTCAACTCGTGACCACCTTTCGCTTCTCAGTTGAAGCTATGTAATCTTAAAATCCTTTACCTATTGTGTGGTAGTGTTGTTTTAAGTATTTCCACGAGACAAGCGTGTTTAGGTAAGTCAGAAAGGGAATTAGTTGAACGGTTGGGGTGAGAAGGAAGTGCCAAGGAgtttttcttgtcttctctCCCATTGTGCTTCCTGTGGCGAGGGGTGAATGGAGACCAAGTTTAGAAAGAGAGTGAGCAGATGACAggtgggagaaaaaggaaaaaaaaaaaaaaaaagctttgctgtgAAAGGGGTTAAACATTGGCATTTGGAGGTGTTTTCAAAATAGGTGGAGAAGCTGAAGTTGACAGGAATGTGGTTGTGTCTCCCAGGGACAAAAGAGCAtcttcctttgtgttttgtttttgttctttaaaaaaaaaaccaaaacccacaaaacagtAGACTTGGGGAGGTTCTGAAATTGTAATTGTGACACTGCAGGAAGTGTGTGTGGGAGAGATTAGTAAGAGTGCTGTCCTGTGCTTCAGTGCAAGGCTGTGCTTACCAAGCAATATCTTTCCTGTCTCCAGATGATCTCATCCCTCCCTCAGAACTGCTCGAGCTGATTGTTTCCTGGATCTTCGAAGACCCCCGCTTGATCCTTATCACCTTCCTAAACACTCCTATTGCAGCCAACCTGCCAATAGGGTTTTTAGAGCTCACCCCGCTGACTGGGCTGATCCGTTGGTGCGTGAAGGCCCCCTTGGCTTataaaaggaagcagaaagccTCGCTCTCAAATGGACACCCCCCCACCAAGATCGCCAAGGACTCGACTGAAGGGGACGATGGAGATTGCCATCAGCTGTATTCAAAACTGCATCTGACCGTCCTGCAGGTTCTTATGATGCTTCAGGGGCACTTAACAGAGAAGAACCTCTACGGGCGCCTGGGGCTGGTACCTTTTGATCACGTGGTTCCGCTTGTTGAGGAAATTAACAGGCTGTCTGATGAACTCAATCCTCTCAATGCATCCAAAGAGATTGAACTGGCCCTGGACAGGCTGGCTCAGGCTTTGCAAGTGGCCATGGCATCAGGAGCGCTCCTGTGCACTCGAGGTAAGTTGTCGAGGGGGCTGCCAAAGACCCTGCTGTCggattcttttctttcaacatGTGGGGGTCATGGTAGGGAATTTTGGGGTGGAGGGAGCCAAGATCAGCACATTCTTAGCAGCAGTAGCAGCTAGCTGCTTGCAGGAAACAATGTTCGAGCGCGGTGCAGGAAATTGTTTAAGAAGAATAACAAGATGGGgagtaagtaaaaaaaaaaataattgatgtaATTAACCTGTCTGTTGCCTTGCAGAGCTGGAGAATTGACCCTCTACCTAGCGTGCAGGATGCTGGTTAAATCTGGGTGTCTGGCTTGAGGACAAATTGAGCATGTTCAGAGCCCCCACACGAGCGTGAGCTGTGTAGTTGGTATCAGAACACAAAGAGAGAAAGGTCGCGTTGCCTGCTCTGATCCTCAGTACATCAGATGTAACAGCAGTTACCTGGTTGTGAGCTGCAGTGGCTCCCAGCTGGCCTGATCTGCGGGTGCCTGCCGTGGCTGTTTGCGAGGGCCTTGCATCCTCTCCTGAACTCTCCCTGCCTTGGAAAACAATTCCAGGACCAGCcactggggagcagagggcagaTGTGTCATGTGGGACCACGGCACTTGTCCCAGCGTGCACACTAGaagcttaatttctttttctgccagcTTTTCAAACTGGCTTTGAAACGTGAAAGGTGATGCCCAGGAGCCAGAGGAGTCTGCTCCGAGTTGCCTTGCGTGGTGCAGGCCTCCAGCAgcgctgggctgggctgcccGGGGCAGAGTTCTGCCCtgaaagcagaggcagcagagaacTGTTATGATACGTAAGCCCAGGCGCACTGTTAGGTGTGCTCAGTCTGCGTTTCTGCTTGTTAAAACTGTCCGGGCTAGCTCATCACTGGCTCCGGGAGTCGAGTCACGTGTATATCGTACTATTTACGGTAGGAAGAAAGTACTGAAAGCATTTCTTGTGGTGGAAGCCTGGGACTGACTGAAATGTCTAGTTTAGATAAAGGCGTTCAGCAGAGCAGTGTAAGCCTGGTCACTCTGAAATCCTCGACTGATGCCAAGCCCCGCAGTGCTGCGCGAATGTCTGTCAAGTGTCGCTTCTGCACCAGGGCGATGAGGCAGAGCGTTGGCTCTGCGTTTGTGACTGCTGCTTGCTCTAGCTGAGAGCGTGAGCAGAGCTTGCTCCTGTCTGCCTCAAGTTGCTTTCCAGGACAGCCGTGTTCCTCCTAAGCAGTCTGGGGCCAGGAATTGCTTATCGCTATCTAAAAAGCACCGTtaaattgcttttcagtttgtctTCTCTGAGTTTGCCTGCTGGAGGAGAGACCATGAAATAGATAGACCGTGAGGTACATGCGTTAGACAAGAAATTagaaaagcaaccaaaaacTTTATCTGGAGCTTCTGGGCCTTCAGTTGTCCTGTAATAAGACTGTATTATGGTCTGTCTTGAACTTATTAAAGAAGCCTAGCGTGGCTTTCATCTGTCTTTCCTGTTTCCAGCAACAGTTCTGTCTGAAGGACCTGtggagactggaaaaaaaaaaaaaaaaaggaagtgccTCAGTACAACCCAGAGCCACCCAGACGTACCGTTTTCTTGGAACGGCGTTGAAAACAGGCGATGGCTCCTTGGTGCAATGAGAGAGCCTAGAGATCCCTGAGAGCCCGGACGTTCAGCACAGGCTCCCAGCcgtggagagcagccctgccaaagcaggtgCCTGAGGCTTTGGCCCTGGCTGAAGCGGTGCTGTCGTGTCACATCTCAGTGTTGTTCTTCCTAGCCTTGTGGAGAGTAATGTTGGGTGTagtaagaaaaggcagaaaagtgGAGTCTTCTGAGTAAATGGctattttcagctctgctgctccctaGCGATCCACTCGGCACTTTCTGAGCGCTTGCTTTTACTGTCTAAGTGGAAGGTGAGGTAATTCAGTATAAGCTGCCGCCGAAACACCAGTTAATTCAGTGTTTTGGGGGTACGTTTTGACGCGTTTTGCCTTTGCCCCGATCCGTTTGCCATCATAAATGCCATATTCACTGAGCAGCGTCACACCTCGCATTAACTCAGTTACTTATTGATAGACCTGTGTTTGTGTGGCTAGATCGCTTGGATGTTTTGCTGATAGTCAGCTCTTTCGTTGTGTTGGGAGGCCTGCAGCATCTCGGGTGTCTCAGGGCAGAGGAAGCGGTGGCTGTAAGCGCAGGGAGCTGGGACCTGTCCTCTCCCTTGGCGGCAGCTCCGTGTTGGGAACGGCAGCGGGTGCAGTTAGGGAGTGcggagctgggcagggctgcGCTTTGCCTGCTGCACATCCTGTACTGATGCTTGGTCTGCCTTGAAACGAGGCTGTGTTTGCCACGTGGTCGCGTAGGTTAAATGCAGAACATACGGTGGATAGTGAAGTGCGAAAAGCTGAGGTAATCCCAGCAAAAAATTGGGGTAAGATTGGTGAGATGGAGAAACGTCTCTTCTAGGAAGGTTATTGGCTTGAGAACGGGATTCTGGATCTGTGGATCACTGGAGTCTTTTCAGTAATCTGACCTTCTTAGAAAGGAGAGTGGAGGGGAAAATTGCTCTAATTGCTGCTTTACCCTTATTGTTACGTCTTGTGTTCTCTTTCAGATGACTTGAGAACTGTGTGCTCCAGGCTACCGCATAACAAGTAAGAGATCTTTCTCTAGCTGTGATTGTTTTGACACACATTCCAAGATGCATACTTGAGGGCTGTTGAGACGAAATCTCCTCTAAAAAATTGTGTTTACTTCCTGGAAGTTGGCCTTTATTCAGACACTTTATTCAGTGAGGATAAAGGTcatggtttatttttcccttgcaagCTGGACTCTCGCCTCGACGAGACTTCAGTGATTCTAACCGTACAGATGATCTTGCCCAGCCTCTGTCAGAACAAAtagacaggaaaaatgaaattacagtgTGGAACCTGTCTCATCCCCAGCTCCGCACTGATTTTACCTGAGCCTAAGCTTAACTGCACTTTGTTTCTCACCTCTTAACCCTTAGCTGGTTTCGGATCTTTTCTTAGGAGTAGCTGAAAACGCTCACAAGTAGAATCTCCTCTCATGAAAGCCAGATGATGCCCGTGTTGTGAGAAGCTGCTCCCAACCTGATGTTTCATGTTCAGTTAACACGTGAGGGTTAGAGAATAAGGAATGTTACTCAAAAGCAGCCTTGTTGCCTTTAGAGAAACCGACAGATCTCATTTCTGATAgaagcagttttttgtttttttttttttaataaaacacctTCAGCAGAAA
It contains:
- the INTS15 gene encoding integrator complex subunit 15, which produces MSDIRHSLLRRDALSAAKEVLYHLDIYFSSQLQSAPLPPLVDKGPAELLEEFLFQVPKERGVPPKRLNSLQELQLLEIMCNYFQEQTKDSVRQLIFSSLFSPQGNKADDNRMALLGKLVSMAVAVCRVPVLECAAFWLQRTPAVYCVRLARALVDDYCNLVPGSIQTLKQIFSASPRFCCQFITAVTALYDLSSDDLIPPSELLELIVSWIFEDPRLILITFLNTPIAANLPIGFLELTPLTGLIRWCVKAPLAYKRKQKASLSNGHPPTKIAKDSTEGDDGDCHQLYSKLHLTVLQVLMMLQGHLTEKNLYGRLGLVPFDHVVPLVEEINRLSDELNPLNASKEIELALDRLAQALQVAMASGALLCTRDDLRTVCSRLPHNNLLQLVISGPVQQPTHGALPPGFYPHIHTPPLGYPAHAAHPALPAHPAHPALPAHPVQTFIPGMTFPYRPIR